In a single window of the Rhinolophus ferrumequinum isolate MPI-CBG mRhiFer1 chromosome 21, mRhiFer1_v1.p, whole genome shotgun sequence genome:
- the PLEKHM1 gene encoding pleckstrin homology domain-containing family M member 1 isoform X3, with translation MECYLKLLLQEQARLCEYYQPTALLRDAEEGEFLLSFLQGLTSLSFELSYKSAILNEWTLTPLALSGLCPLSELDPLAPSGTELQRKESLDSISHSSGSEDIEVQHSGHKIRRSRQLTASSLSLDTASSSQLSCSLNSDSCLQENGSKSPDRSEEPMSYDSDVGTANADDSDPSLQEVLSEFSKAQVNCVPTNGLSEDPDIPTLQASPSLHGLCLHASTHPHLAVPAEPPPAQAASGSRDGSHQQEPLSQTPGTLGLQHLGTAQAVPSESTSDQQPSRPVRETTRAVGQGSGWQKPSVDDGAVLSLVVSSPISPKSKSWISEDDFYRPPQEPATESPSHGPVAASRGSPDARPGLLGHFSQGPRKSSSMGALDEACVPSPESGKSKAAATQEHKNFRVVHRRQMGLSNPFRGLLKLGTVERRGAMGIWKELFCELSPLEFRLYLSGEERTCVENCSLLRCDAVGPAHSDGRFELVFSSKKLTLRASSQDEAEDWLDRVREALQKCRPQQDDEWVNIQYPELPDDPPKAPEDGLPSQSDLLTEPETVQGVQLDWSFAQVPEPDAIKESLLYLYSDRTWTPYIFSLSLESLKCFRVRNNEKMLCDSHGVETIRDILPDTSLGGPAFFKLITAKAILKLQAANAEEAALWRDLVRKVLASYLETAEEAVTLGGSLDENCQEVLKFTTGENGFLLQYLVAIPTEKGLDSQGCFCAGCSRQIGFSFVRPKLCAFSGLYYCDICHQDDASVIPARIIHNWDLTKRPICRQALKFLMQIRAQPLINLQLVNASLYEHEERMHLIGRCREQLKLLGDYLGLCRSGALKELSKRLNHRNYLLESPHKYSVADLQQIAEGVYEGFLKALIECASQHVYHCDLCTQRGFICQICHHQDIIFPFEFDTTVRCGECKTVFHQSCQAVVKKGCPRCARRRKYQEQNTLT, from the exons ATGGAGTGCTACCTGAAGCTGCTCCTCCAGGAGCAGGCCCGACTGTGCGAGTACTATCAGCCCACCGCCCTGCTTCGAGACGCCGAGGAGGGCGAGTTCCTCCTCAGCTTCCTGCAGGGGCTGACATCCTTATCCTTTGAGCTCTCCTATAAGTCTGCGATCTTGAACGAGTGGACGCTTACCCCACTGGCCCTCTCTGGGCTTTGCCCCCTCTCTGAGCTCGACCCTCTCGCTCCCTCTGGTACAGAACTGCAGCGGAAGGAGTCTCTGGATTCCATTTCCCATTCCTCAGGCTCGGAAGACATCGAAGTCCAGCACTCCGGCCATAAGATCCGACGGAGCAGGCAGCTCActgcctcctccctcagcctGGACACGGCCAGTTCGTCCCAGCTGTCCTGCAGCCTAAACTCTGATAGCTGCCTCCAAGAGAATGGCTCCAAGAGTCCAGACCGTTCTGAGGAGCCCATGTCCTACGACTCAGACGTGGGGACAGCAAATGCCGATGATTCAGACCCGTCTCTGCAAGA GGTGTTGTCGGAATTCAGCAAAGCCCAGGTAAACTGTGTGCCAACCAACGGACTGAGCGAAGACCCGGACATTCCCACGCTGCAGGCCTCCCCGTCCCTCCACGGCCTCTGCCTGCACGCCAGCACGCACCCACACTTGGCTGTGCCTGCAGAGCCCCCCCCTGCCCAGGCAGCCTCTGGCTCTCGAGACGGTAGCCACCAGCAGGAGCCACTTTCCCAGACACCTGGCACCCTGGGCTTGCAGCATCTGGGCACTGCCCAGGCTGTCCCTTCAGAGAGCACGTCAGACCAGCAGCCTTCTAGGCCTGTGAGAGAGACGACCAGAGCCGTCGGCCAAGGGAGTGGCTGGCAGAAGCCTTCGGTGGATGACGGAGCTGTACTGAGCCTTGTGGTTTCCTCACCCATCAGTCCG AAAAGCAAGAGCTGGATCTCAGAAGATGACTTCTACCGGCCTCCCCAGGAACCAGCCACAGAGAGCCCTTCACATGGCCCCGTAGCTGCTTCCAGAGGGTCTCCAGACGCAAGGCCTGGTCTTCTCGGGCATTTTTCTCAAGGACCAAGAAAGAGCTCCTCCATGGGAGCGTTAGACGAGGCTTGTGTGCCTTCTCCAGAAAGCGGGAAAAGCAAGGCAGCCGCGACGCAGGAGCATAAGAACTTCAGGGTAGTGCACCGCCGGCAGATGG GACTGTCCAACCCTTTCCGGGGTCTCCTGAAGCTGGGTACAGTGGAGCGGCGGGGGGCAATGGGCATCTGGAAGGAACTCTTCTGCGAGCTCTCCCCCCTGGAGTTTCGCCTCTACCTGAGCGGCGAGGAGCGCACCTGTGTGGAGAACTGCTCCCTGCTGCGCTGTGACGCTGTGGGGCCGGCACACAGCGACGGTCGCTTCGAGCTGGTCTTCTCCAGCAAGAAGCTGACCCTGCGTGCGTCCTCCCAGGATGAGGCGGAGGACTGGCTGGACCGGGTACGGGAGGCCCTGCAGAAGTGCCGGCCCCAGCAGGACGACGAGTGGGTGAACATCCAGTACCCCGAGCTGCCCGACGATCCCCCAAAGGCCCCTGAGGATGGCCTCCCCTCCCAATCAGACCTGCTCACGGAGCCCGAGACCGTCCAGGGCGTGCAGTTGGATTGGTCCTTTGCCCAGGTTCCCGAGCCAGATGCTATTAAAGAATCCCTCCTGTACCTGTATTCGGACAGGACCTGGACTCCCTACATTTTTTCTCTGTCCTTGGAGTCTCTGAAATGCTTCCGCGTGAGAAACAACGAAAAGATGTTATGCGACAGCCATGGAGTCGAGACCATCCGAGACATCCTGCCAGACACAAGCCTCGGGGGCCCGGCCTTCTTCAAACTCATCACGGCCAAGGCCATCCTGAAGCTGCAGGCCGCCAATGCTGAGGAGGCCGCTCTGTGGAGAGATCTGGTGCGCAAGGTCCTGGCATCCTACTTGGAGACGGCCGAGGAGGCAGTGACCCTGGGTGGGAGTCTGGATGAAAACTGTCAGGAGGTGCTGAAGTTCACCACCGGGGAGAACGGCTTCCTGCTGCAGTACCTGGTGGCCATCCCCACGGAGAAGGGCCTGGACTCCCAGGGCTGCTTCTGCGCAG GCTGCTCCCGGCAGATCGGCTTCTCATTTGTACGACCCAAGCTCTGTGCCTTCTCTGGCCTCTATTACTGTGACATCTGCCACCAAGATGATGCCTCAGTGATTCCCGCCAGGATCATCCACAACTGGGACCTCACCAAGCGCCCT ATCTGCCGGCAGGCCCTGAAGTTCCTGATGCAGATCCGGGCCCAGCCCCTCATCAACCTGCAGCTGGTGAACGCGTCTCTGTACGAGCACGAGGAGCGGATGCACCTCATTGGGCGGTGCCGAGAGCAGCTGAAGCTTTTGGGGGATTACCTGGGCCTGTGCCGAAGTGGAGCCCTGAAGGAGCTAAGCAAGAG GCTCAACCACAGGAATTATCTCTTGGAGTCTCCCCACAAGTACAGTGTCGCTGACCTCCAGCAG ATCGCGGAGGGCGTGTATGAAGGGTTCCTCAAGGCCCTGATCGAATGTGCCTCCCAGCACGTCTATCATTGCGACCTGTGTACCCAGCGTGGCTTCATCTGTCAGATCTGCCACCACCAGGACATCATCTTCCCCTTTGAGTTTGACACCACAGTAAG GTGTGGCGAATGCAAGACCGTCTTCCACCAGAGCTGCCAGGCCGTGGTGAAAAAGGGCTGCCCCCGCTGTGCCCGCCGGCGCAAGTACCAAGAACAGAACACTCTCA
- the PLEKHM1 gene encoding pleckstrin homology domain-containing family M member 1 isoform X1, with translation MLSVVENGLDPRAAIPVIKKKLVGSVKALQRQYVSSDTVVTSEDGDANTMCSALEAVFIHGLHAKHIRAEAGGKRKKSAHQKPLPQPVFWPLLKAVTHKHTISELEHLIFVSTDVGRCRAWLRLALNDGLMECYLKLLLQEQARLCEYYQPTALLRDAEEGEFLLSFLQGLTSLSFELSYKSAILNEWTLTPLALSGLCPLSELDPLAPSGTELQRKESLDSISHSSGSEDIEVQHSGHKIRRSRQLTASSLSLDTASSSQLSCSLNSDSCLQENGSKSPDRSEEPMSYDSDVGTANADDSDPSLQEVLSEFSKAQVNCVPTNGLSEDPDIPTLQASPSLHGLCLHASTHPHLAVPAEPPPAQAASGSRDGSHQQEPLSQTPGTLGLQHLGTAQAVPSESTSDQQPSRPVRETTRAVGQGSGWQKPSVDDGAVLSLVVSSPISPKSKSWISEDDFYRPPQEPATESPSHGPVAASRGSPDARPGLLGHFSQGPRKSSSMGALDEACVPSPESGKSKAAATQEHKNFRVVHRRQMGLSNPFRGLLKLGTVERRGAMGIWKELFCELSPLEFRLYLSGEERTCVENCSLLRCDAVGPAHSDGRFELVFSSKKLTLRASSQDEAEDWLDRVREALQKCRPQQDDEWVNIQYPELPDDPPKAPEDGLPSQSDLLTEPETVQGVQLDWSFAQVPEPDAIKESLLYLYSDRTWTPYIFSLSLESLKCFRVRNNEKMLCDSHGVETIRDILPDTSLGGPAFFKLITAKAILKLQAANAEEAALWRDLVRKVLASYLETAEEAVTLGGSLDENCQEVLKFTTGENGFLLQYLVAIPTEKGLDSQGCFCAGCSRQIGFSFVRPKLCAFSGLYYCDICHQDDASVIPARIIHNWDLTKRPICRQALKFLMQIRAQPLINLQLVNASLYEHEERMHLIGRCREQLKLLGDYLGLCRSGALKELSKRLNHRNYLLESPHKYSVADLQQIAEGVYEGFLKALIECASQHVYHCDLCTQRGFICQICHHQDIIFPFEFDTTVRCGECKTVFHQSCQAVVKKGCPRCARRRKYQEQNTLT, from the exons ACACACCATCTCAGAACTGGAGCACCTGATCTTCGTGAGCACGGACGTGGGCCGCTGCCGGGCCTGGCTGCGGCTGGCCCTCAACGACGGCCTGATGGAGTGCTACCTGAAGCTGCTCCTCCAGGAGCAGGCCCGACTGTGCGAGTACTATCAGCCCACCGCCCTGCTTCGAGACGCCGAGGAGGGCGAGTTCCTCCTCAGCTTCCTGCAGGGGCTGACATCCTTATCCTTTGAGCTCTCCTATAAGTCTGCGATCTTGAACGAGTGGACGCTTACCCCACTGGCCCTCTCTGGGCTTTGCCCCCTCTCTGAGCTCGACCCTCTCGCTCCCTCTGGTACAGAACTGCAGCGGAAGGAGTCTCTGGATTCCATTTCCCATTCCTCAGGCTCGGAAGACATCGAAGTCCAGCACTCCGGCCATAAGATCCGACGGAGCAGGCAGCTCActgcctcctccctcagcctGGACACGGCCAGTTCGTCCCAGCTGTCCTGCAGCCTAAACTCTGATAGCTGCCTCCAAGAGAATGGCTCCAAGAGTCCAGACCGTTCTGAGGAGCCCATGTCCTACGACTCAGACGTGGGGACAGCAAATGCCGATGATTCAGACCCGTCTCTGCAAGA GGTGTTGTCGGAATTCAGCAAAGCCCAGGTAAACTGTGTGCCAACCAACGGACTGAGCGAAGACCCGGACATTCCCACGCTGCAGGCCTCCCCGTCCCTCCACGGCCTCTGCCTGCACGCCAGCACGCACCCACACTTGGCTGTGCCTGCAGAGCCCCCCCCTGCCCAGGCAGCCTCTGGCTCTCGAGACGGTAGCCACCAGCAGGAGCCACTTTCCCAGACACCTGGCACCCTGGGCTTGCAGCATCTGGGCACTGCCCAGGCTGTCCCTTCAGAGAGCACGTCAGACCAGCAGCCTTCTAGGCCTGTGAGAGAGACGACCAGAGCCGTCGGCCAAGGGAGTGGCTGGCAGAAGCCTTCGGTGGATGACGGAGCTGTACTGAGCCTTGTGGTTTCCTCACCCATCAGTCCG AAAAGCAAGAGCTGGATCTCAGAAGATGACTTCTACCGGCCTCCCCAGGAACCAGCCACAGAGAGCCCTTCACATGGCCCCGTAGCTGCTTCCAGAGGGTCTCCAGACGCAAGGCCTGGTCTTCTCGGGCATTTTTCTCAAGGACCAAGAAAGAGCTCCTCCATGGGAGCGTTAGACGAGGCTTGTGTGCCTTCTCCAGAAAGCGGGAAAAGCAAGGCAGCCGCGACGCAGGAGCATAAGAACTTCAGGGTAGTGCACCGCCGGCAGATGG GACTGTCCAACCCTTTCCGGGGTCTCCTGAAGCTGGGTACAGTGGAGCGGCGGGGGGCAATGGGCATCTGGAAGGAACTCTTCTGCGAGCTCTCCCCCCTGGAGTTTCGCCTCTACCTGAGCGGCGAGGAGCGCACCTGTGTGGAGAACTGCTCCCTGCTGCGCTGTGACGCTGTGGGGCCGGCACACAGCGACGGTCGCTTCGAGCTGGTCTTCTCCAGCAAGAAGCTGACCCTGCGTGCGTCCTCCCAGGATGAGGCGGAGGACTGGCTGGACCGGGTACGGGAGGCCCTGCAGAAGTGCCGGCCCCAGCAGGACGACGAGTGGGTGAACATCCAGTACCCCGAGCTGCCCGACGATCCCCCAAAGGCCCCTGAGGATGGCCTCCCCTCCCAATCAGACCTGCTCACGGAGCCCGAGACCGTCCAGGGCGTGCAGTTGGATTGGTCCTTTGCCCAGGTTCCCGAGCCAGATGCTATTAAAGAATCCCTCCTGTACCTGTATTCGGACAGGACCTGGACTCCCTACATTTTTTCTCTGTCCTTGGAGTCTCTGAAATGCTTCCGCGTGAGAAACAACGAAAAGATGTTATGCGACAGCCATGGAGTCGAGACCATCCGAGACATCCTGCCAGACACAAGCCTCGGGGGCCCGGCCTTCTTCAAACTCATCACGGCCAAGGCCATCCTGAAGCTGCAGGCCGCCAATGCTGAGGAGGCCGCTCTGTGGAGAGATCTGGTGCGCAAGGTCCTGGCATCCTACTTGGAGACGGCCGAGGAGGCAGTGACCCTGGGTGGGAGTCTGGATGAAAACTGTCAGGAGGTGCTGAAGTTCACCACCGGGGAGAACGGCTTCCTGCTGCAGTACCTGGTGGCCATCCCCACGGAGAAGGGCCTGGACTCCCAGGGCTGCTTCTGCGCAG GCTGCTCCCGGCAGATCGGCTTCTCATTTGTACGACCCAAGCTCTGTGCCTTCTCTGGCCTCTATTACTGTGACATCTGCCACCAAGATGATGCCTCAGTGATTCCCGCCAGGATCATCCACAACTGGGACCTCACCAAGCGCCCT ATCTGCCGGCAGGCCCTGAAGTTCCTGATGCAGATCCGGGCCCAGCCCCTCATCAACCTGCAGCTGGTGAACGCGTCTCTGTACGAGCACGAGGAGCGGATGCACCTCATTGGGCGGTGCCGAGAGCAGCTGAAGCTTTTGGGGGATTACCTGGGCCTGTGCCGAAGTGGAGCCCTGAAGGAGCTAAGCAAGAG GCTCAACCACAGGAATTATCTCTTGGAGTCTCCCCACAAGTACAGTGTCGCTGACCTCCAGCAG ATCGCGGAGGGCGTGTATGAAGGGTTCCTCAAGGCCCTGATCGAATGTGCCTCCCAGCACGTCTATCATTGCGACCTGTGTACCCAGCGTGGCTTCATCTGTCAGATCTGCCACCACCAGGACATCATCTTCCCCTTTGAGTTTGACACCACAGTAAG GTGTGGCGAATGCAAGACCGTCTTCCACCAGAGCTGCCAGGCCGTGGTGAAAAAGGGCTGCCCCCGCTGTGCCCGCCGGCGCAAGTACCAAGAACAGAACACTCTCA
- the PLEKHM1 gene encoding pleckstrin homology domain-containing family M member 1 isoform X2 — protein MLSVVENGLDPRAAIPVIKKKLVGSVKALQRQYVSSDTVVTSEDGDANTMCSALEAVFIHGLHAKHIRAEAGGKRKKSAHQKPLPQPVFWPLLKAVTHKHTISELEHLIFVSTDVGRCRAWLRLALNDGLMECYLKLLLQEQARLCEYYQPTALLRDAEEGEFLLSFLQGLTSLSFELSYKSAILNEWTLTPLALSGLCPLSELDPLAPSGTELQRKESLDSISHSSGSEDIEVQHSGHKIRRSRQLTASSLSLDTASSSQLSCSLNSDSCLQENGSKSPDRSEEPMSYDSDVGTANADDSDPSLQEVLSEFSKAQVNCVPTNGLSEDPDIPTLQASPSLHGLCLHASTHPHLAVPAEPPPAQAASGSRDGSHQQEPLSQTPGTLGLQHLGTAQAVPSESTSDQQPSRPVRETTRAVGQGSGWQKPSVDDGAVLSLVVSSPISPKSKSWISEDDFYRPPQEPATESPSHGPVAASRGSPDARPGLLGHFSQGPRKSSSMGALDEACVPSPESGKSKAAATQEHKNFRVVHRRQMGLSNPFRGLLKLGTVERRGAMGIWKELFCELSPLEFRLYLSGEERTCVENCSLLRCDAVGPAHSDGRFELVFSSKKLTLRASSQDEAEDWLDRVREALQKCRPQQDDEWVNIQYPELPDDPPKAPEDGLPSQSDLLTEPETVQGVQLDWSFAQVPEPDAIKESLLYLYSDRTWTPYIFSLSLESLKCFRVRNNEKMLCDSHGVETIRDILPDTSLGGPAFFKLITAKAILKLQAANAEEAALWRDLVRKVLASYLETAEEAVTLGGSLDENCQEVLKFTTGENGFLLQYLVAIPTEKGLDSQGCFCAGCSRQIGFSFVRPKLCAFSGLYYCDICHQDDASVIPARIIHNWDLTKRPICRQALKFLMQIRAQPLINLQLVNASLYEHEERMHLIGRCREQLKLLGDYLGLCRSGALKELSKSAWKNRSPLGATIRNPRRLLPWEALHISAISCGPGSSLTPILSDIPGPRASESAPYRDQGGEISGFRWDLVT, from the exons ACACACCATCTCAGAACTGGAGCACCTGATCTTCGTGAGCACGGACGTGGGCCGCTGCCGGGCCTGGCTGCGGCTGGCCCTCAACGACGGCCTGATGGAGTGCTACCTGAAGCTGCTCCTCCAGGAGCAGGCCCGACTGTGCGAGTACTATCAGCCCACCGCCCTGCTTCGAGACGCCGAGGAGGGCGAGTTCCTCCTCAGCTTCCTGCAGGGGCTGACATCCTTATCCTTTGAGCTCTCCTATAAGTCTGCGATCTTGAACGAGTGGACGCTTACCCCACTGGCCCTCTCTGGGCTTTGCCCCCTCTCTGAGCTCGACCCTCTCGCTCCCTCTGGTACAGAACTGCAGCGGAAGGAGTCTCTGGATTCCATTTCCCATTCCTCAGGCTCGGAAGACATCGAAGTCCAGCACTCCGGCCATAAGATCCGACGGAGCAGGCAGCTCActgcctcctccctcagcctGGACACGGCCAGTTCGTCCCAGCTGTCCTGCAGCCTAAACTCTGATAGCTGCCTCCAAGAGAATGGCTCCAAGAGTCCAGACCGTTCTGAGGAGCCCATGTCCTACGACTCAGACGTGGGGACAGCAAATGCCGATGATTCAGACCCGTCTCTGCAAGA GGTGTTGTCGGAATTCAGCAAAGCCCAGGTAAACTGTGTGCCAACCAACGGACTGAGCGAAGACCCGGACATTCCCACGCTGCAGGCCTCCCCGTCCCTCCACGGCCTCTGCCTGCACGCCAGCACGCACCCACACTTGGCTGTGCCTGCAGAGCCCCCCCCTGCCCAGGCAGCCTCTGGCTCTCGAGACGGTAGCCACCAGCAGGAGCCACTTTCCCAGACACCTGGCACCCTGGGCTTGCAGCATCTGGGCACTGCCCAGGCTGTCCCTTCAGAGAGCACGTCAGACCAGCAGCCTTCTAGGCCTGTGAGAGAGACGACCAGAGCCGTCGGCCAAGGGAGTGGCTGGCAGAAGCCTTCGGTGGATGACGGAGCTGTACTGAGCCTTGTGGTTTCCTCACCCATCAGTCCG AAAAGCAAGAGCTGGATCTCAGAAGATGACTTCTACCGGCCTCCCCAGGAACCAGCCACAGAGAGCCCTTCACATGGCCCCGTAGCTGCTTCCAGAGGGTCTCCAGACGCAAGGCCTGGTCTTCTCGGGCATTTTTCTCAAGGACCAAGAAAGAGCTCCTCCATGGGAGCGTTAGACGAGGCTTGTGTGCCTTCTCCAGAAAGCGGGAAAAGCAAGGCAGCCGCGACGCAGGAGCATAAGAACTTCAGGGTAGTGCACCGCCGGCAGATGG GACTGTCCAACCCTTTCCGGGGTCTCCTGAAGCTGGGTACAGTGGAGCGGCGGGGGGCAATGGGCATCTGGAAGGAACTCTTCTGCGAGCTCTCCCCCCTGGAGTTTCGCCTCTACCTGAGCGGCGAGGAGCGCACCTGTGTGGAGAACTGCTCCCTGCTGCGCTGTGACGCTGTGGGGCCGGCACACAGCGACGGTCGCTTCGAGCTGGTCTTCTCCAGCAAGAAGCTGACCCTGCGTGCGTCCTCCCAGGATGAGGCGGAGGACTGGCTGGACCGGGTACGGGAGGCCCTGCAGAAGTGCCGGCCCCAGCAGGACGACGAGTGGGTGAACATCCAGTACCCCGAGCTGCCCGACGATCCCCCAAAGGCCCCTGAGGATGGCCTCCCCTCCCAATCAGACCTGCTCACGGAGCCCGAGACCGTCCAGGGCGTGCAGTTGGATTGGTCCTTTGCCCAGGTTCCCGAGCCAGATGCTATTAAAGAATCCCTCCTGTACCTGTATTCGGACAGGACCTGGACTCCCTACATTTTTTCTCTGTCCTTGGAGTCTCTGAAATGCTTCCGCGTGAGAAACAACGAAAAGATGTTATGCGACAGCCATGGAGTCGAGACCATCCGAGACATCCTGCCAGACACAAGCCTCGGGGGCCCGGCCTTCTTCAAACTCATCACGGCCAAGGCCATCCTGAAGCTGCAGGCCGCCAATGCTGAGGAGGCCGCTCTGTGGAGAGATCTGGTGCGCAAGGTCCTGGCATCCTACTTGGAGACGGCCGAGGAGGCAGTGACCCTGGGTGGGAGTCTGGATGAAAACTGTCAGGAGGTGCTGAAGTTCACCACCGGGGAGAACGGCTTCCTGCTGCAGTACCTGGTGGCCATCCCCACGGAGAAGGGCCTGGACTCCCAGGGCTGCTTCTGCGCAG GCTGCTCCCGGCAGATCGGCTTCTCATTTGTACGACCCAAGCTCTGTGCCTTCTCTGGCCTCTATTACTGTGACATCTGCCACCAAGATGATGCCTCAGTGATTCCCGCCAGGATCATCCACAACTGGGACCTCACCAAGCGCCCT ATCTGCCGGCAGGCCCTGAAGTTCCTGATGCAGATCCGGGCCCAGCCCCTCATCAACCTGCAGCTGGTGAACGCGTCTCTGTACGAGCACGAGGAGCGGATGCACCTCATTGGGCGGTGCCGAGAGCAGCTGAAGCTTTTGGGGGATTACCTGGGCCTGTGCCGAAGTGGAGCCCTGAAGGAGCTAAGCAAGAG CGCCTGGAAGAACAGAAGCCCTCTGGGGGCTACTATCAGGAACCCTAGAAGGCTGCTTCCCTGGGAGGCTCTGCACATCTCAGCCATCAGCTGCGGGCCTGGGTCTTCACTCACTCCCATCCTCTCTGACATTCCAGGACCCAGGGCTTCAGAGTCTGCCCCCTACCGTGACCAGGGTGGTGAAATCTCTGGGTTCAGGTGGGACCTCGTCACCTGA